In a genomic window of [Empedobacter] haloabium:
- a CDS encoding (2Fe-2S)-binding protein has product MQLNVNGQVRQFEAEEDTPLLWVLREQLGLTGTKYGCGIAQCGACTVHIDGEATRSCVRPVSTVTAAQKIVTIEGLSPDGSHPVQKAWSALDVPQCGFCQSGMIMAAAALLKEKPKPTDADIDAAMTNICRCGTYNRVRKAIHVVARGGDAKTAGLAIEHRTTGSQA; this is encoded by the coding sequence ATGCAGCTGAACGTGAACGGACAGGTCAGGCAATTCGAGGCGGAGGAGGATACGCCGCTGCTGTGGGTACTGCGCGAGCAACTGGGCCTGACGGGCACCAAATACGGCTGCGGCATCGCGCAATGCGGCGCTTGCACCGTGCACATCGACGGCGAAGCCACGCGCAGTTGCGTGCGGCCCGTTTCCACCGTGACGGCGGCGCAGAAGATCGTCACGATCGAGGGACTGTCGCCGGACGGCTCGCACCCCGTGCAAAAGGCCTGGAGCGCACTGGACGTGCCGCAGTGCGGCTTCTGCCAGTCCGGCATGATCATGGCGGCCGCGGCGCTGCTGAAGGAAAAACCAAAGCCCACCGATGCCGACATCGACGCGGCCATGACAAACATCTGCCGCTGCGGTACCTACAACCGGGTGCGCAAGGCCATCCACGTGGTGGCGCGCGGCGGCGACGCCAAGACCGCGGGCCTCGCCATCGAACATCGCACCACCGGGAGCCAGGCATGA
- the soxZ gene encoding thiosulfate oxidation carrier complex protein SoxZ codes for MTARALIHMPASAKAGEIVEIRALIAHPMESGYRPGADGKPVPQDVIRRFTCTYDGEQVFAAELHPAIAANPYLAFFTRATVTGTLEFTWRGDNGFAKTERKTLTVAP; via the coding sequence GTGACCGCGCGCGCGCTGATCCATATGCCGGCCAGCGCCAAGGCCGGCGAGATCGTCGAGATCCGCGCGCTGATCGCGCATCCGATGGAATCGGGCTACCGGCCCGGCGCGGACGGCAAGCCGGTACCGCAGGACGTCATCCGCCGTTTTACCTGCACCTACGACGGCGAGCAGGTCTTCGCGGCCGAGCTGCATCCGGCCATCGCCGCCAATCCCTACCTGGCGTTCTTTACCCGCGCGACCGTCACGGGCACGCTGGAATTCACGTGGCGCGGCGATAACGGCTTCGCGAAAACGGAGCGCAAGACGCTGACGGTGGCGCCATGA
- a CDS encoding LysR family transcriptional regulator produces MDTRSWEMTVFARVVELGSFSAAADALRLTPSAVSKLVTRTEERLGVTLLQRSTRQLTLTPEGRAFHEACLRILADIDEAELGLGSGGVAPRGLLRVNTSVPFGTHHVVPLLAAFSERYPDVTVDLSLSDALVDLQREQTDVAIRMGPLADATFRARKLGDSRRAVVASPAYLARHGTPATPADLAAYRCLNFNFRRSRDEWPFVVDGRAELLPVQGGMLTNNGETMRQLALEGLGIARLGMFHIARDIAEGRLVEVLAAFNPGDLEEIHIIFRNQKHMPARVRVFIDFLVERFEGPVRGWVATPV; encoded by the coding sequence ATGGACACACGCAGTTGGGAAATGACGGTGTTTGCCCGGGTGGTCGAGCTGGGCAGTTTCTCGGCCGCCGCCGACGCCTTGCGACTGACGCCATCGGCCGTCAGCAAGCTGGTCACGCGCACGGAGGAACGGCTGGGCGTCACCTTGCTGCAACGCTCGACGCGTCAACTGACATTGACGCCGGAAGGCCGCGCCTTTCACGAGGCCTGCCTGCGCATCCTGGCCGACATCGACGAAGCGGAGCTGGGCCTGGGCAGCGGCGGGGTGGCGCCGCGCGGCCTGCTGCGCGTGAACACGTCGGTCCCGTTCGGCACCCACCACGTGGTGCCGCTACTGGCCGCGTTCAGCGAACGTTATCCGGACGTGACGGTGGACCTGTCGCTGTCCGATGCGCTGGTGGACCTGCAGCGCGAGCAGACCGACGTCGCCATCCGGATGGGGCCCCTGGCGGACGCCACCTTCCGCGCCCGCAAGTTGGGCGACAGCCGCCGCGCCGTCGTCGCTTCCCCAGCCTACCTGGCCCGTCACGGCACGCCGGCCACGCCGGCCGACCTGGCCGCGTATCGCTGCCTGAACTTCAACTTCCGGCGCTCACGGGACGAGTGGCCCTTCGTGGTGGACGGCCGCGCGGAGCTGCTGCCGGTGCAGGGCGGCATGCTGACGAACAACGGCGAAACGATGCGCCAACTGGCGCTGGAGGGCCTGGGCATCGCGCGCCTGGGCATGTTCCATATCGCGCGCGATATCGCGGAAGGACGCCTTGTCGAGGTACTGGCGGCGTTCAATCCGGGTGACCTGGAAGAGATCCACATCATCTTCCGCAACCAGAAGCACATGCCGGCGCGGGTGCGGGTGTTTATCGATTTCCTCGTGGAGCGCTTCGAGGGACCAGTGCGCGGCTGGGTGGCAACACCGGTCTGA
- a CDS encoding SDR family NAD(P)-dependent oxidoreductase: MNLHLAGKTALVTASTAGIGHAIAAQLLEDGATVIVNGRTADAVDAAITALAQRFDAARIKPLVADMAVADAEQIARAAYPDIDILVNNLGRYELSDFFETTDADWEAMFNFNVWSGVRLARTYMKGMLARGHGRVVFISSEVAVTPMAAMAHYSASKATQLSISRSLAELTKGTAVTVNAVLPGPTETESLKGFIESVNPDLAYAEAERKFMAENRPSSLIYRLAKPAEVANVVAFLASERAAVINGAAIRAEGGTVPTIA; encoded by the coding sequence ATGAACCTGCACCTCGCCGGCAAGACCGCCCTCGTTACCGCTTCCACCGCCGGTATCGGCCACGCCATCGCGGCGCAGTTGCTGGAGGATGGCGCCACCGTCATCGTCAACGGCCGCACGGCGGACGCCGTCGACGCGGCCATCACGGCGCTGGCGCAGCGCTTCGACGCCGCCCGCATCAAGCCGCTGGTGGCCGACATGGCCGTTGCCGACGCAGAGCAGATCGCGCGTGCGGCCTACCCGGACATCGACATCCTCGTCAACAACCTGGGCCGTTACGAGTTGAGCGACTTCTTCGAGACCACGGACGCGGACTGGGAGGCGATGTTCAACTTTAACGTGTGGAGCGGCGTGCGCCTGGCGCGCACCTATATGAAAGGGATGCTGGCACGTGGCCACGGCCGCGTGGTGTTCATCTCCAGCGAAGTGGCCGTGACGCCGATGGCCGCGATGGCGCACTACAGCGCCAGCAAGGCAACCCAGCTGTCGATCTCGCGCAGCCTGGCCGAGCTGACCAAGGGCACCGCCGTCACTGTCAACGCCGTGCTGCCCGGCCCCACCGAGACGGAAAGCCTGAAGGGCTTCATCGAATCGGTCAATCCGGACCTGGCGTATGCGGAGGCGGAACGCAAGTTCATGGCCGAGAATCGGCCGTCGTCGCTGATCTATCGGCTGGCCAAGCCGGCGGAAGTGGCGAATGTCGTCGCGTTCCTGGCCAGCGAGCGAGCTGCCGTCATCAATGGCGCCGCCATCCGCGCCGAGGGCGGTACCGTGCCGACGATCGCCTGA
- a CDS encoding c-type cytochrome: MRAIALLLLAASAPVAAAGPISEGARLAATCTACHSTTPVQGNALPPLAGQSQEALLASLRAFKAGTRPATIMTQLAKGYTDEQLALIAAWFAEAPVTGSHPRVSDPWMGACHLGSTSNCAEVRK; this comes from the coding sequence ATGCGAGCGATAGCCTTACTGCTGCTGGCGGCAAGCGCGCCGGTCGCCGCGGCCGGACCGATCAGCGAAGGCGCGCGGCTCGCCGCCACGTGCACCGCCTGTCACAGCACCACGCCCGTCCAGGGCAACGCGCTGCCGCCCTTGGCCGGGCAGTCGCAGGAAGCGCTGCTGGCCAGCCTGCGCGCTTTCAAGGCCGGCACGCGTCCGGCAACGATCATGACGCAACTGGCCAAGGGCTACACGGACGAACAGCTGGCGCTGATCGCCGCGTGGTTCGCTGAGGCACCGGTGACAGGCTCCCATCCGCGGGTCTCCGACCCGTGGATGGGAGCCTGTCACCTCGGGTCTACCTCAAATTGCGCCGAGGTCCGCAAATGA
- the soxX gene encoding sulfur oxidation c-type cytochrome SoxX, translated as MHAEELTEGTDPATAVARKGWQALARGLSPVLLACAVLPPAQGQTDTLPNPLPNTTPGDPTRGRAIVANRQLGTCLLCHTAPISEEPFQGNLAPNLAGTGSRWTVPQLRLRVADPARINPGTIMPSYHRGSGLARVAPAQQGKPLLSAQQIEDVVAYLATLRNPS; from the coding sequence GTGCATGCCGAGGAGCTGACCGAGGGGACTGACCCCGCCACTGCTGTCGCCCGCAAGGGATGGCAAGCGCTGGCAAGGGGGCTGTCCCCGGTGTTGCTGGCGTGTGCCGTCCTTCCACCAGCTCAAGGCCAAACCGACACGCTGCCGAATCCCCTCCCCAACACCACCCCGGGCGACCCCACCCGCGGCCGCGCCATCGTCGCCAACCGCCAGCTCGGCACCTGCCTGCTGTGCCACACGGCGCCAATTTCGGAAGAACCGTTCCAGGGCAATCTCGCCCCCAACCTGGCCGGCACGGGCAGCCGCTGGACGGTGCCACAACTGCGCCTGCGCGTGGCCGACCCGGCCCGCATCAATCCGGGCACGATCATGCCGTCGTATCACCGCGGCAGCGGCCTGGCGCGCGTGGCGCCGGCGCAGCAGGGCAAGCCGCTGCTGTCCGCGCAGCAGATCGAAGACGTGGTAGCGTACCTGGCCACGCTGCGCAATCCATCATGA
- a CDS encoding NAD(P)/FAD-dependent oxidoreductase, which produces MKRRTFLAAGSTAALLSACTSVAPKAKPHVVVVGGGYGGATAARYVRLWSGGDIDVTLVEPNPTMISCPLSNLVLGGSRRIGDLTLRYDGLARHGVRILADSAASIDVARRTVVLASGSLLVYDRLILSPGIEFLMNALPGLAAPGAQERVLHAWKAGAQTTALRAQLEAMPDGGVYALAVPPAPFRCPPGPYERACQVAFYFSRHKPRSKVLLLDANEDVVSKGPLFKRIWRERYKGILEYRPGFRTVDVDVAARTTVSELGERVRADVLNVIPPHRAGAIAAQTGLATANGRWCEVDFRTFESTQAAGIHVIGDAIQTAPLMPKSAHMANQHGKVCAAAVVDLLAGRAPAAAPVLTNTCYSFVSDRDVIHVASVHAYDAAKKTLLVVPGSGGLSKEASALEGTYAFSWAANIWADTLG; this is translated from the coding sequence ATGAAGCGCCGCACCTTCCTCGCGGCAGGCAGCACCGCAGCCCTGCTGTCCGCCTGCACGAGCGTGGCCCCGAAGGCGAAGCCCCACGTCGTGGTGGTCGGCGGCGGCTACGGCGGCGCCACGGCGGCCCGCTACGTGCGCCTGTGGAGCGGCGGCGACATCGACGTCACCTTGGTCGAGCCGAACCCCACGATGATCTCCTGCCCGCTGTCGAACCTGGTGCTGGGCGGCAGCCGCCGCATCGGCGACCTGACCTTGCGCTACGACGGGCTGGCCCGGCACGGCGTGCGCATCCTGGCCGACAGCGCGGCCAGCATCGACGTAGCCAGGCGCACCGTGGTGCTGGCCAGCGGCAGCCTGCTGGTGTACGACCGGCTGATCCTGTCGCCCGGCATCGAGTTCCTGATGAATGCCTTGCCGGGCCTGGCGGCGCCGGGCGCGCAGGAACGGGTGCTGCATGCATGGAAGGCGGGCGCGCAGACGACGGCGCTGCGCGCGCAGCTGGAAGCGATGCCCGACGGCGGCGTCTATGCGCTGGCGGTGCCGCCAGCGCCGTTTCGCTGCCCACCCGGACCGTACGAGCGCGCCTGCCAGGTGGCGTTCTACTTCAGCCGCCACAAGCCGCGCTCGAAAGTGCTGCTGCTCGATGCGAACGAGGACGTGGTGTCGAAAGGCCCGCTGTTCAAGCGCATCTGGCGCGAGCGCTACAAAGGCATCCTTGAGTACCGGCCCGGTTTTCGCACGGTGGACGTGGACGTGGCCGCGCGCACGACGGTCTCGGAACTGGGCGAGCGGGTACGGGCGGACGTGCTGAACGTGATCCCGCCGCACCGCGCTGGCGCGATCGCCGCGCAGACGGGCCTCGCCACTGCCAACGGCCGCTGGTGCGAGGTGGACTTCCGCACGTTCGAATCGACGCAAGCAGCGGGCATCCACGTCATCGGCGACGCGATCCAGACGGCGCCGCTGATGCCGAAGTCCGCCCACATGGCGAACCAGCACGGCAAGGTGTGCGCCGCGGCCGTGGTCGACCTGCTGGCCGGCCGCGCCCCCGCCGCCGCGCCGGTGCTGACGAATACGTGCTACAGCTTCGTCTCCGACCGCGACGTCATCCACGTCGCCTCGGTGCACGCCTATGACGCTGCCAAGAAGACGCTGCTGGTGGTGCCTGGCTCCGGCGGGCTGTCGAAAGAAGCCAGCGCGCTGGAGGGCACCTACGCCTTCAGCTGGGCCGCCAATATCTGGGCGGATACGCTGGGCTGA
- a CDS encoding type VI secretion system Vgr family protein, whose product MNALSDFLRLPRDLITDNRPLRLRIDHPRMLLEDVLLPQRVEGVESICGGFEYRVLCVALDAYLPLKEFIALPAAIDFVTDTGELRTVAGIVTQAASGDSDGGLASYQLVIRDALAVMEKRINTRIFRNKNEVDIVRLLVGEWQHMSQVLATQFRLEVDPMVGMADYPQREFTMQHNESDAAFIRRLLKRRGINWHFAPDAAREYVAHCMVLWNHADSCRPNAAGTVRYHRDGATEERDSITSWNGVRTLQPASVTRHSWNYAEPYAQALMSVTAESHVRNSFAGVSATLNDYQVVMPHAGDSHGDLMALGTLAMRRHDYETKCFQGEGSVRAFRAGEYFTLADHAEIDRHAPDEREFIITELHVTAHNNLQRQLAARVEGMFQRSRWSSADMAGEQRSKIRFTAVRRGIDIVPAYDVRTDLPVVHTQSAVVVGPEGEDVYCDEQGRVKVRFPGTREQDHTHAYGTSGASDTERDSAWIRVASSWAGEGPVPINQCGALSLPRVGSEVLVTFLGGDPDKPVIVGQLYNGKGHPPALSVNGTLPGNRYLSGMRSKEVRQGGRGNQLRFDDTAGQISAQLASDHAASQLNLGYLTQPRRAGFGEERGQGAELRSEKHVAVRGIEGVLVTAESSDSKTGRHVERPDLLRIAEGLEKLAKELAARATDHAGDKPDGDALAQLFQSVRELEQQGRPVVALSGPAGIVAGSGANIALGASTDIDVVSAKSTHIAAGETATIRAAQGLSLFANEGGAKLTAASGKVTIQAQDEQLGLLAKKVLDIISTTDWITIKAKKGVRINGGGTELELSAGGIKGYTSGKHHMYAADHQTFPGQDKPQQFPGETPVHKVCVPCLLIAAQAHSPFAPSK is encoded by the coding sequence ATGAATGCCCTCAGCGATTTCCTGCGGCTGCCCCGCGACCTGATCACGGACAACCGGCCGCTGAGACTGCGCATCGATCACCCGCGCATGCTGCTGGAGGACGTGCTGCTGCCGCAGCGGGTGGAGGGCGTGGAGTCGATCTGTGGTGGCTTCGAGTACCGCGTGTTGTGCGTGGCCCTCGACGCCTATCTGCCGCTGAAGGAATTCATTGCACTGCCGGCCGCCATCGACTTCGTGACGGACACGGGCGAGCTGCGCACAGTGGCCGGTATCGTCACGCAAGCCGCCAGCGGCGACAGCGACGGCGGCCTGGCGAGCTACCAGCTCGTTATCCGCGACGCGCTGGCGGTGATGGAAAAACGCATCAACACGCGCATTTTCCGCAACAAGAACGAAGTCGATATCGTCCGGTTGCTGGTCGGCGAATGGCAGCACATGAGCCAGGTGCTGGCCACCCAGTTCCGGCTCGAGGTGGACCCGATGGTCGGCATGGCCGACTATCCGCAGCGAGAATTCACGATGCAGCACAACGAGTCGGATGCCGCCTTCATCCGGCGGTTGCTGAAGCGCCGCGGCATCAACTGGCATTTCGCGCCGGACGCTGCCCGGGAGTACGTGGCGCACTGCATGGTGTTGTGGAACCATGCGGACAGCTGCCGGCCCAACGCCGCCGGCACGGTACGCTACCACCGCGACGGTGCGACCGAGGAACGCGACAGCATCACCAGCTGGAACGGCGTGCGCACGCTGCAGCCAGCCAGCGTCACACGCCACAGCTGGAATTACGCGGAACCGTATGCCCAGGCGTTGATGAGCGTGACGGCGGAAAGCCACGTCAGGAACTCCTTTGCCGGCGTCAGCGCGACGCTGAACGACTACCAGGTCGTGATGCCGCACGCCGGCGACAGCCACGGCGACCTGATGGCGTTGGGCACGTTGGCGATGCGGCGCCACGATTACGAGACCAAGTGCTTCCAGGGCGAGGGCAGCGTGCGCGCGTTCCGCGCCGGCGAGTACTTCACGCTGGCCGATCACGCGGAGATCGATCGTCACGCACCGGACGAGCGCGAGTTCATCATCACGGAGCTGCACGTCACGGCACACAACAATCTGCAGCGACAACTGGCAGCCCGTGTCGAGGGAATGTTCCAGCGCAGCCGCTGGTCGAGCGCCGACATGGCAGGCGAGCAGCGCTCGAAGATCCGCTTCACGGCAGTCCGTCGCGGCATCGACATCGTGCCGGCCTACGACGTGCGCACCGACCTGCCGGTGGTGCATACGCAAAGCGCTGTCGTGGTGGGGCCGGAGGGCGAGGACGTCTACTGCGACGAGCAGGGCCGCGTCAAGGTACGGTTTCCCGGCACGCGCGAACAGGACCATACGCACGCCTACGGCACCAGCGGCGCCTCGGACACGGAACGCGACTCCGCATGGATACGGGTGGCCAGCAGCTGGGCCGGCGAAGGCCCAGTGCCGATAAATCAATGCGGCGCGCTCAGCCTGCCGCGGGTGGGCTCCGAGGTGCTGGTCACGTTTCTCGGCGGTGACCCGGACAAGCCCGTCATCGTCGGCCAGCTGTACAACGGCAAGGGCCATCCACCGGCGCTGAGCGTCAACGGCACGCTGCCGGGCAACCGCTACCTCTCCGGCATGCGCTCGAAGGAGGTCAGGCAGGGCGGACGCGGCAACCAGCTGCGCTTCGACGACACGGCCGGCCAGATCAGCGCGCAGCTGGCCAGCGACCACGCGGCGTCGCAGCTGAACCTGGGTTATCTGACGCAGCCGCGGCGCGCCGGCTTCGGCGAGGAGCGCGGCCAGGGCGCGGAACTGCGCAGCGAAAAGCACGTGGCCGTGCGCGGCATCGAAGGCGTGCTGGTGACGGCGGAAAGCAGCGACAGCAAGACCGGACGCCACGTCGAACGCCCCGACCTGCTGCGCATCGCGGAAGGGCTGGAGAAGCTGGCGAAAGAACTGGCGGCACGCGCCACCGACCACGCCGGCGACAAGCCGGACGGCGACGCGCTGGCACAGCTGTTCCAGTCGGTACGGGAGCTGGAGCAGCAGGGCCGGCCCGTGGTGGCGCTGAGCGGACCGGCGGGCATCGTGGCCGGCAGCGGCGCCAATATCGCCCTGGGCGCCAGCACCGACATCGACGTGGTCAGCGCGAAATCGACGCACATCGCGGCCGGCGAGACCGCCACCATCCGCGCGGCGCAGGGCCTGAGCCTGTTCGCCAACGAAGGCGGCGCCAAGCTGACCGCAGCCAGCGGCAAGGTCACCATCCAGGCCCAGGACGAGCAGCTGGGGCTGCTGGCCAAGAAGGTCCTGGACATCATCAGCACGACGGACTGGATCACGATCAAGGCCAAGAAGGGCGTGCGCATCAACGGCGGCGGCACCGAGCTCGAATTGAGCGCGGGTGGCATCAAGGGCTATACGTCGGGCAAGCATCATATGTACGCGGCCGACCACCAGACCTTTCCCGGCCAGGACAAGCCGCAGCAATTCCCCGGCGAGACGCCGGTCCACAAGGTTTGCGTACCCTGCCTGCTGATCGCGGCGCAGGCCCACAGTCCATTCGCGCCATCGAAATGA
- a CDS encoding SoxY-related AACIE arm protein: MTRPNVRRRQLIAAGTLSVLVRPAAATPERMAQAIAAYTGDVAPKTGRVTFEIAQLIDNGNAVPVTIRVDSPMTATDHVTGIALFNEKNPEADVIRCTLGPRAGKAEVSTRIRLATSQRLTAVAKLSDGSCWQQTADVIVTLAACIEGEAP; this comes from the coding sequence ATGACTAGGCCAAATGTCCGCCGCCGCCAGCTGATCGCCGCAGGCACGCTGTCGGTACTGGTGCGTCCCGCCGCGGCCACGCCGGAGCGCATGGCGCAGGCCATCGCCGCGTACACGGGCGACGTCGCGCCGAAAACCGGCCGCGTCACGTTCGAGATCGCCCAGCTGATCGACAACGGCAACGCGGTCCCCGTCACGATCCGGGTGGACAGTCCGATGACGGCCACCGACCACGTCACCGGCATCGCCCTCTTCAACGAGAAGAACCCGGAGGCGGACGTGATCCGCTGCACGCTTGGTCCGCGCGCCGGCAAGGCCGAGGTCTCGACCCGCATCCGCCTCGCCACGTCGCAGCGGCTGACGGCGGTGGCAAAGCTGAGCGACGGCAGCTGCTGGCAGCAGACGGCGGACGTCATCGTCACGCTGGCTGCCTGCATCGAAGGAGAGGCACCGTGA
- the soxA gene encoding sulfur oxidation c-type cytochrome SoxA: MRRLGIALALVAASTAAQEARKSGAEFMSESTRAMQRDDTQNPAMLWVANGAALWETKAGKADRSCAACHGDAAGMRGVAARYPAFDRGAGRVITLGERINLCRTGKQQAPAFTPESAALLGLEAHVALQSRGLPLAPPADAATRAAAARGKELYGQRIGQLNLSCAQCHDDNWGRKLAGATIPQAHANAYPIYRLEWQGMGSLQRRLRNCMSGVRAQVPPLGAQELVDLEAWLALRAQGMPLETPGVRP; the protein is encoded by the coding sequence ATGAGGCGCCTCGGCATCGCGCTGGCGCTGGTCGCCGCCAGCACAGCCGCGCAGGAGGCACGCAAGTCGGGCGCCGAATTCATGAGCGAGTCCACACGCGCCATGCAGCGCGACGACACACAAAATCCGGCGATGCTGTGGGTGGCGAATGGCGCCGCGCTGTGGGAGACAAAGGCCGGCAAGGCCGACCGGAGCTGCGCGGCCTGCCATGGCGACGCGGCCGGCATGCGCGGCGTGGCCGCCCGCTATCCTGCTTTCGACCGGGGCGCCGGCCGCGTGATCACGCTGGGCGAGCGCATCAACCTGTGCCGCACCGGCAAGCAGCAGGCACCGGCGTTCACGCCCGAGTCGGCAGCGTTGCTGGGCCTCGAGGCGCACGTGGCGCTGCAGTCGCGCGGCCTGCCGCTGGCACCGCCGGCGGATGCGGCCACGCGCGCGGCGGCGGCACGGGGTAAAGAACTGTACGGTCAGCGCATCGGCCAGCTCAACCTGTCGTGCGCGCAGTGCCACGACGATAATTGGGGCCGCAAGCTGGCCGGCGCCACGATCCCGCAGGCGCACGCCAACGCCTATCCGATCTACCGCCTGGAATGGCAGGGCATGGGCAGCCTGCAGCGGCGCCTGCGCAATTGCATGAGTGGGGTGCGCGCACAGGTGCCGCCGCTGGGCGCGCAGGAGCTGGTGGACCTGGAAGCGTGGCTGGCCTTGCGCGCGCAGGGCATGCCGCTGGAAACGCCTGGAGTACGACCGTGA
- a CDS encoding molybdopterin cofactor-binding domain-containing protein has translation MNAVLSPSRRRFLGRSAATAAGLVVGFHIPFDVAAQDGQAPEVNAWVVVKPDDTVVIRIARSEMGQGTLTGLAQLVAEELDADWSRVTTEYPTPGTNLARKRVWGSFSTGGSRGVRESHDYVRKGGAAARTMLVQAAANQWNVPATECRAARSVITHVPSGRTLTYGSVAAAAGKLAPPQDVALKDPKDWQIAGKRLARLDTVEKTTGKQIYGMDLVLPGMLNAAIKDCPVFGGKVKSFNADAIKDRPGVKKVLQVGDSAIAVVADTWWRAKSALDALPIEWDKGPNAKVSSADVAATLKAGLDAPDAAVGNQNGDAKAALAGAPRKLEAVYSYPHQNHATMETMNATAKWTPQRCEVWTPTQNGEAALAAASEAAGLPQTQCEVYKLHLGGGFGRRGAVHDWVTQAVLIAKALPGTPVKLIWSREEDMLHGRYHPVTQCKLTAGLDKQGNLTALHMRISGQSILAAVLPANIKDGKDPATFQGLNPPGPEASFGYTVPNLLIDHAMRNPPVPPGFWRGVNLNQNAIYVECFLDEIAHATKQDPLALRRKLLKDSPKHLAVLNAVADKVGWGKPPKKGIYRGLAQTMGFGSYVAACAEVSVSKDGKLKIHRIVAATDPGHVVNPQQVEAQIEGSFVYGLSAALYGACTLKDGQMEQSNFDTYQVMKLDEMPAVESILMPSGGFWGGVGEPTIAVAAPAVLNAIFAATGKRIRDLPLKNHSLKKA, from the coding sequence ATGAACGCCGTGCTGTCGCCCTCGCGCCGCCGCTTCCTGGGGCGCTCGGCCGCCACCGCCGCCGGCCTGGTGGTCGGCTTCCACATCCCGTTCGACGTGGCCGCGCAGGACGGCCAGGCGCCCGAGGTCAACGCCTGGGTGGTGGTCAAGCCGGACGACACCGTCGTCATCCGCATCGCCCGCTCCGAGATGGGGCAGGGCACGCTGACGGGGCTGGCGCAGCTGGTGGCCGAGGAGCTCGATGCCGACTGGTCGCGCGTCACCACGGAATATCCGACGCCGGGCACGAACCTGGCGCGCAAGCGCGTGTGGGGCAGCTTCTCCACGGGCGGCAGCCGTGGCGTGCGCGAATCGCACGACTACGTGCGCAAGGGCGGCGCAGCGGCGCGCACGATGCTGGTGCAAGCGGCGGCCAACCAGTGGAACGTGCCCGCCACCGAATGCCGCGCCGCGCGCAGCGTCATCACGCACGTGCCGAGCGGGCGCACGCTCACGTATGGCAGCGTGGCCGCGGCGGCCGGCAAGCTGGCGCCGCCGCAGGACGTGGCGCTGAAGGACCCGAAGGACTGGCAGATCGCCGGCAAACGCCTGGCCCGCCTGGACACGGTAGAGAAGACGACCGGCAAGCAGATTTATGGCATGGACCTGGTCCTGCCGGGCATGCTCAACGCGGCCATCAAGGACTGCCCGGTGTTCGGCGGCAAGGTGAAGAGTTTCAACGCGGATGCGATCAAGGACCGCCCCGGCGTCAAAAAGGTGCTGCAGGTGGGCGACTCCGCCATTGCGGTGGTGGCGGACACGTGGTGGCGCGCGAAAAGCGCGCTGGACGCGCTGCCGATCGAATGGGACAAGGGTCCGAACGCGAAGGTGTCCAGTGCGGACGTGGCGGCCACCCTGAAGGCCGGGCTGGACGCGCCCGATGCCGCCGTCGGCAATCAGAACGGCGACGCCAAAGCGGCCCTGGCCGGCGCGCCGCGCAAGCTGGAAGCCGTGTACTCGTACCCGCACCAGAACCACGCGACGATGGAGACGATGAACGCGACGGCGAAATGGACGCCGCAGCGCTGCGAGGTCTGGACGCCGACGCAGAACGGCGAGGCGGCGCTGGCGGCAGCGTCGGAAGCGGCCGGGCTGCCGCAAACGCAGTGCGAGGTCTACAAGCTGCACCTGGGCGGCGGCTTCGGCCGGCGCGGTGCCGTGCACGACTGGGTCACGCAGGCGGTCCTGATCGCGAAGGCGCTGCCGGGCACGCCCGTCAAATTGATCTGGTCGCGCGAGGAAGACATGCTGCACGGGCGCTACCACCCGGTCACCCAGTGCAAGCTGACGGCGGGCCTGGACAAGCAGGGCAACCTGACGGCGCTGCATATGCGCATCTCCGGCCAGTCCATCCTGGCGGCGGTGCTGCCGGCCAATATCAAGGACGGCAAGGACCCCGCCACGTTCCAGGGCCTCAATCCGCCAGGACCGGAAGCGTCGTTCGGCTACACGGTGCCGAACCTCCTGATCGACCATGCAATGCGCAACCCGCCGGTGCCGCCGGGCTTCTGGCGCGGCGTCAACCTGAACCAGAACGCCATCTACGTCGAGTGCTTCCTCGACGAGATCGCGCACGCGACGAAGCAGGATCCGCTGGCGCTGCGCCGCAAGCTGCTCAAGGACAGCCCGAAGCACCTGGCCGTGCTGAACGCGGTGGCGGACAAGGTCGGCTGGGGCAAGCCGCCGAAGAAAGGCATCTATCGCGGCCTGGCGCAGACCATGGGCTTCGGCAGCTACGTCGCCGCCTGCGCAGAGGTCTCGGTAAGTAAAGACGGCAAGCTCAAGATCCACCGCATCGTGGCCGCTACGGACCCGGGCCACGTCGTCAATCCGCAGCAGGTCGAGGCGCAGATCGAGGGCTCGTTCGTGTACGGCCTGTCGGCCGCGCTGTACGGCGCCTGCACGCTGAAGGACGGCCAGATGGAGCAATCCAACTTCGACACCTACCAAGTGATGAAGCTCGACGAGATGCCGGCGGTGGAATCGATCCTGATGCCTTCCGGCGGCTTCTGGGGCGGCGTGGGCGAGCCGACCATCGCCGTCGCCGCCCCGGCGGTCCTGAACGCGATCTTCGCCGCCACCGGCAAGCGCATCCGCGACCTGCCGCTGAAGAACCACAGCCTCAAAAAGGCCTGA